A section of the Gemmatimonadota bacterium genome encodes:
- a CDS encoding major capsid protein: MEKEMRFTAAAGNAASPLSDIITRSILETGGWSVEAMRTPGFRMMEAIEQEQMQFRTLAPLMDKAQVSIDKAVVEVGLQRLTLVADMMSAGLVYPLSDPLSVAQLEWSTQSKIGAAQRTMSPQARGENKSPLITPFRLPIYLTTDTFNIDIRTLKTSQRTGMPLDTAIVKQCVRAVNEAVEDAMINGATTLDGQLLQDAGYTAPGLLNHPNVNLKTLTATAWTPATAPVGATVFAEVMSMISILQTDKKFGPYRMYVGTQIGNTMDQDYSTSTNTVTTIRQRLLQIDSLQAIRTADLVPNGNAASPSIGNKVILMQMTSDVADVVMGQAPTVIPWTSLDGMMIHNLVMAIMIPRVRSDADGNSGICVGTTA, translated from the coding sequence ATGGAAAAGGAAATGCGATTCACGGCGGCGGCTGGCAATGCGGCCAGTCCGCTCAGCGACATCATCACGCGCTCCATCTTGGAGACTGGTGGATGGTCGGTCGAGGCGATGCGGACGCCAGGCTTCCGTATGATGGAGGCGATCGAGCAGGAGCAGATGCAGTTTCGCACCCTGGCGCCCTTGATGGACAAGGCGCAGGTCAGCATCGACAAGGCCGTCGTCGAGGTCGGGCTCCAGCGTCTGACGCTCGTCGCCGACATGATGTCGGCGGGTCTCGTTTATCCGCTCTCCGATCCGCTCTCGGTCGCGCAGCTGGAGTGGAGCACGCAGAGCAAGATCGGCGCAGCGCAGCGCACGATGAGTCCGCAGGCGCGCGGAGAGAACAAGAGCCCGCTCATCACTCCGTTCCGCCTGCCGATCTACCTTACGACTGACACGTTCAACATTGACATTCGTACGCTGAAGACGAGTCAGCGCACCGGTATGCCGCTCGATACTGCGATCGTGAAGCAGTGCGTCAGGGCGGTGAACGAGGCGGTCGAGGACGCGATGATCAACGGCGCGACGACGCTTGACGGTCAGCTCCTCCAGGATGCCGGCTACACGGCGCCTGGATTGCTGAACCATCCAAACGTCAACCTGAAGACGTTGACAGCGACCGCCTGGACGCCAGCGACGGCTCCGGTCGGTGCGACGGTCTTCGCCGAAGTAATGTCGATGATCTCGATCCTGCAGACGGACAAGAAGTTCGGTCCATACCGCATGTACGTCGGGACGCAGATCGGCAACACGATGGACCAGGACTACAGCACCTCGACCAACACGGTTACGACGATCCGTCAACGGCTCCTGCAGATCGATTCGCTGCAGGCCATCCGTACAGCAGACCTTGTTCCGAACGGCAACGCCGCGTCGCCGTCCATCGGCAACAAGGTCATCCTCATGCAGATGACGTCGGACGTCGCCGACGTGGTCATGGGGCAGGCGCCGACGGTCATCCCCTGGACGTCGCTCGACGGGATGATGATCCACAACCTCGTGATGGCGATCATGATCCCGAGGGTTCGCTCGGATGCCGATGGGAACTCGGGCATCTGCGTTGGAACCACTGCGTAA
- a CDS encoding glycoside hydrolase family 16 protein, with protein MSNLASRVGSFGRTKIVGAIFADDFNGSSVDATRWQGPYDRRGDVNNNELQAMVPANVVIGSSLLTITAKHETVTAADRDEAAPHNSNVGTAAGTSGSYDYTSGQVMTVKSFLYGTITCRFKPPAGSGAWPLFWLLGSNWDKQLYTANQIGANWPVGAWCEADIAEFGNFARTIVNCESHFTTGNRGPGMETLPYDASSRFMVYRLEWSPGSMVWSVDPEDGSGFQVLGSVSGDAVPPFAQYIVLSMAVGGFGGTPNPADYPLVAQYDYVRVTQ; from the coding sequence TTGAGTAACTTAGCCTCTCGCGTCGGGAGCTTCGGACGAACCAAGATCGTCGGGGCAATCTTTGCCGACGACTTTAATGGTTCTTCTGTCGATGCGACAAGGTGGCAAGGGCCGTACGATCGTCGAGGCGACGTCAATAACAACGAACTGCAGGCGATGGTTCCGGCTAATGTCGTGATTGGCAGTTCGCTCCTGACGATCACGGCCAAGCACGAGACCGTGACGGCTGCTGATCGCGACGAAGCTGCGCCGCACAATTCGAATGTTGGAACGGCCGCAGGCACCTCTGGCTCATATGACTACACCAGTGGACAGGTGATGACCGTAAAATCATTCCTGTACGGCACCATTACCTGCCGCTTCAAGCCGCCGGCGGGCAGCGGCGCGTGGCCTTTGTTCTGGTTGCTCGGTAGCAATTGGGACAAACAGCTCTATACGGCGAACCAGATTGGTGCCAACTGGCCGGTGGGTGCATGGTGCGAGGCGGACATCGCAGAGTTCGGCAATTTCGCGCGCACGATCGTGAACTGTGAATCGCACTTCACGACGGGCAATCGCGGGCCTGGAATGGAGACGCTGCCGTACGACGCGTCGTCGCGGTTCATGGTCTACCGACTGGAATGGTCGCCTGGCTCGATGGTTTGGTCGGTTGATCCAGAGGACGGCTCAGGATTCCAGGTGCTGGGGTCTGTCAGCGGAGACGCGGTGCCGCCCTTCGCACAATACATTGTGCTCTCGATGGCCGTAGGTGGATTTGGGGGCACACCGAACCCTGCGGACTATCCATTAGTCGCGCAATACGACTATGTGCGGGTGACCCAGTAA
- a CDS encoding CmcI family methyltransferase → MLIERVKKSREENGDLLQRYHDLWYSSGHTWHYTHFLGVGMMKCPNDIWMYQDLMSRLRPQVVVETGTYQGGSALWFAFLMDMLRINGGRVLTVDIKDYRKTWFVQHPRITYFNGNSADPEMAEAVESQLPEQGGRLVVLDSDHSERHVRDELELYAPMLRVGDWLVVEDTNIGWGVEHKVTLPDSITGGYRCSCGQIFLSNAVSIDQVKCPKDDNTGDRGARGGVQDYMDEHPGEFVQDLLSERYLLTMNPGGWMQRVKECEHV, encoded by the coding sequence GTGCTCATCGAGCGCGTCAAGAAGTCGCGCGAGGAGAACGGCGACCTCCTCCAGCGTTACCACGACCTGTGGTACTCGTCTGGTCATACGTGGCACTACACGCACTTTCTCGGCGTCGGCATGATGAAGTGCCCGAACGACATCTGGATGTACCAGGACCTCATGTCGCGCCTGCGACCGCAAGTCGTCGTCGAGACTGGTACCTACCAGGGTGGATCGGCCCTGTGGTTCGCGTTCCTGATGGACATGCTGCGCATCAATGGCGGCAGGGTGCTGACGGTCGACATCAAGGACTATCGGAAGACGTGGTTCGTGCAGCATCCGAGGATCACGTACTTCAACGGGAACAGCGCGGATCCAGAAATGGCCGAGGCTGTCGAGAGCCAACTGCCCGAGCAGGGTGGTCGCCTCGTAGTGCTCGATTCCGACCATTCTGAGAGGCACGTTCGCGACGAATTGGAACTGTACGCACCGATGCTTCGCGTCGGCGACTGGCTCGTGGTCGAGGACACGAACATCGGATGGGGCGTCGAGCACAAGGTCACGCTGCCTGATTCGATTACAGGCGGTTACAGGTGTTCGTGCGGACAAATATTCTTGAGTAACGCGGTCAGCATCGATCAGGTTAAGTGTCCCAAAGACGATAACACTGGTGACCGAGGCGCCCGAGGCGGCGTGCAGGACTACATGGACGAGCATCCTGGCGAGTTCGTGCAAGACCTGCTCAGCGAGCGCTACTTGTTGACGATGAATCCTGGAGGATGGATGCAGCGCGTGAAGGAGTGCGAGCATGTCTAA